The Anopheles coluzzii chromosome 2, AcolN3, whole genome shotgun sequence genome window below encodes:
- the LOC120952327 gene encoding collagenase-like codes for MKDYVGLLLIAITLCCVSAGEISLDRNSRIVNGLNAANTPYNAYVLYLNSANSGFFGGGSLISDRHVLTAAQNIAGFVRWEVGLGSTVFGQLNIQISSQAVAHPSFNMANRANDIGFIVLPQPIVFTALISPIQLPIQGRNLPYENEEGMIVGFGFNSVGGQVRSDFLKVGYQRVISDSRCVGIYQITLPNHFCAEDSVMRSNVCNGDLGAGFVVSDRRIDTLVGVASLITASCDSTSPTGYTRVSQYRQWIRDNTGV; via the exons ATGAAAGACTACGTAGGATTATTGCTCATTGCAATTACACTGTGCTGCGTGTCGGCCGGAGAA ATTTCCTTGGATCGAAATTCCCGCATAGTTAATGGATTAAATGCCGCTAACACACCGTACAACGCGTATGTGCTGTATCTGAACTCTGCCAACTCTGGCTTCTTCGGTGGAGGATCGCTGATCTCTGATCGTCATGTGCTGACCGCGGCACAAAACATTGCGGGCTTCGTTCGGTGGGAAGTTGGACTAGGGAGCACCGTGTTTGGGCAGCTAAATATTCAAATCTCTAGCCAGGCCGTCGCACATCCTAGTTTCAATATGGCAAATCGGGCTAACGATATTGGATTCATTGTGCTGCCTCAACCAATCGTCTTTACGGCACTGATTAGTCCGATCCAGCTGCCCATCCAGGGGCGCAATCTGCCGTACGAAAATGAGGAAGGCATGATCGTTGGATTCGGATTCAACTCGGTTGGAG GCCAAGTTCGCTCCGATTTTCTTAAGGTTGGCTATCAGCGAGTCATCAGCGATTCCCGTTGCGTAGGTATATATCAAATCACGCTTCCGAATCATTTCTGTGCCGAAGATAGCGTAATGCGTTCCAACGTCTGCAATGGTGATCTTGGTGCTGGATTCGTTGTTTCTGACCGACGGATCGACACGCTGGTCGGAGTTGCTTCGCTCATCACCGCCTCCTGTGACTCTACATCACCAACCGGCTACACCCGTGTTTCGCAGTATCGTCAATGGATCCGCGATAATACCGGAGTATAA